GCTGTGCGAGCTACCGGAAAACGTAACCTGGAAGTTGGCCGCATTGATTTGCTCCGCAATTTCTCATTCGTGGAAATAGACAGCACACAGGCCGGTTCATTTGTTCAGCAGGCTAAAAAGCTGACGTTCGACGGCATTCCCGTCGTGGCTACCGAATCGGACGAGCGCCCCCAACAGAAGCAACGCTTCAATGGTGACCGGCGTGGCAGAAGCGGAGGCGGAGGTGATTTCCGCAAAAGAAACGACCGAAAAAGAAGACGTTAAATCGTCTTATCATCATACCAAACCCGGAAATATTTTCCGGGTTTCTTTTTGCCAAAAAGAAAGGCCCCACCAATTATGGCAGGGCCTTTCCTTACTGTTTGATGATTTTATCAAGGCTTAATTTTTTGCAGGCTTTTCGGGTTTTGCTGGCTTATCTGGCTTTTCCCCCTTCTCTATATCATTCAGGTGTTCCAGTCCGCCGATGTGAACGCCCTGCCCGATTTTGGCAATCTCGTTCATATCGAGGTTTCCGGTGATGCTGATAAGGGCATTATCGTCGCCGCCAACCACCATCAGCAAATGGGATATTCGTTTCTCTTTGTTCTCTTTGATGTAGAACTTAACAACCTGACCTTTCTCCTTCACATCCATCAGCAACTCATACTCTCCTTTGATTTTGTCGAAGAAATGGTCTTTGTTCAATTCATCATAGAAGTTGAGCGATTTGTTCAAGCCTTCGTCGTCCACCGAAAGGATACGAATTCCCGTAAGGCTCGACAACATGTTCTGGGCTTCCTTGTCGTCCTGCTCGAACTGAGACGCCATACCCAGTAATTTTCCTGAAATATTCACGGTAGTGAAACCATCCTTACCAGAATATTTGTCAAATAACTTATCGACTGCATCCTGTGCCATCATCTGAAATGGCAGTAACATCAACAGGATAATAAATAGTTTTTTCATTTGAGTATTTTTTAACGTTTTAAGGTCAAATGGAATTCGCATAAAGAAATAGACGCTTTACAGAGCGCTCCTGCTTATGCTCATTTCATGGCTTATTGTTTTATCTTCAGATTCACGATTACATTCATTTGTGCATACCCTTTACCATACAATTCCAGCGCCTGGTAAAGCGGCTTCGTATCTTTTTCCAAATCAGGAATTTTATTCAATTGCTGAATCCCCTTATTGTAATTCACCGACACATATTTCAGTGCATCCATGCTCATCTCGTATGCCTGCTTCGGATTTTCCGGTGTATTCATCGCCAGCTGATTTTGCTGCATTTGCTGATTATTCCAGATATTCAGAGCTAAAAGCACCACAATAATGGCTGCGGCAATACCTGCCATCCAGGTAAACTGGTGTGTAAAACGCTTCCGCTGAATAATCCGTTCGCGCTTTTCTATAGCACCGGTAATCCGTTCGGCGAAAGCCAGTTCTTCCATTTCATTTACCGGTTCCTCCAATCCTTCAAAGAACGGGCGATTCATTTCCAACGCTTCCGGCAAATCCCGGTTCTCCCGGAAAAAGTCCCGAAGCTCCTGCTCTTCCTGTAAGGAGCTCAGCCCCTCAAAGTACTTTTCCAGTAATATTTCTGCTCTTCGGGTTTCCATGGTTGATTCGTTTTATCATTTCATCACGCACTTTTTTTCGTGCTCTCGAAAGATTCGCCCTGACCGCACTGTTCTGCATATCCAGTACCCGGGCGATTTCATTCAGTTCGTAATGTTCAATATCCCGCAGGTGAATCACGGCGCGCTGTTGTTCCGGCAACTGGTCGATAATTTCTTTCGCCAGCCGCGCTGAATCCTTGTGTTCTGCCACCTCATCGGCCTGCTTCATGTCCGAAATCCATTCGGTACGTGCCTTCATCTGGTCCAGCGAGATACTCCGGTGTTTCTGTATCTCATCGATGCACAGATTCCTCGTCATCCGCATGGCGTAAGCTTCAATGTTATCGACTCCTGCCAACTCCGTCCGCCGACTCCAAAGCTTCATAAACACCTCCTGCACCACATCCCTGGCTTGCTCATCGTCGCGGAGAAACCGGACGGCGAACCGGAGCAACTTGCCGGACATCGGGACAACTTCTGTTTTAAATGTTTTGGAATCCATTGCTTGAGAGCGATTCGTTGATTCAGTCACTATCATGACTCCCCTTCCGGGAAATCGTTACATCAGTTAGTTCACTTTTTTCACCTTCGCAGTGTCAAGCCGGCTCAGTTCGTTCATTCCGCCCACGTGAAGCGAGCGATCGAGATCGGCAATCTTTTTCAAATCCATTCGCCCGGTAATCGAAACCAGCGTATTTTCCTGGCCTCCCACGATGATGATTAGCTCGCGGATGAAATTCATTTTGTCCATCCGGGCAAAAATGTGAACACGATCGCCATGATCATTCGTTTCCAGTAACAGTTCGTAATTCTTCTTCAGTTGGTCAATAGCGCCGCTGGCCCGAAGTTCGGTGTA
This Prolixibacter sp. NT017 DNA region includes the following protein-coding sequences:
- a CDS encoding DUF4252 domain-containing protein, which codes for MKKLFIILLMLLPFQMMAQDAVDKLFDKYSGKDGFTTVNISGKLLGMASQFEQDDKEAQNMLSSLTGIRILSVDDEGLNKSLNFYDELNKDHFFDKIKGEYELLMDVKEKGQVVKFYIKENKEKRISHLLMVVGGDDNALISITGNLDMNEIAKIGQGVHIGGLEHLNDIEKGEKPDKPAKPEKPAKN
- a CDS encoding RNA polymerase sigma factor, giving the protein MDSKTFKTEVVPMSGKLLRFAVRFLRDDEQARDVVQEVFMKLWSRRTELAGVDNIEAYAMRMTRNLCIDEIQKHRSISLDQMKARTEWISDMKQADEVAEHKDSARLAKEIIDQLPEQQRAVIHLRDIEHYELNEIARVLDMQNSAVRANLSRARKKVRDEMIKRINHGNPKSRNITGKVL
- a CDS encoding DUF4252 domain-containing protein, whose translation is MKKLVILLFLLLPFASMAQSNPTDYLFNKYAGREGVESVNVPHMLIWFARWFVDDSDQDAKEILSQVNSVRVITIEDKDLNNRVDFYTELRASGAIDQLKKNYELLLETNDHGDRVHIFARMDKMNFIRELIIIVGGQENTLVSITGRMDLKKIADLDRSLHVGGMNELSRLDTAKVKKVN